A genomic stretch from Flavobacterium nitratireducens includes:
- a CDS encoding 2Fe-2S iron-sulfur cluster-binding protein: protein MDVLIKIKDREGVVHELQAPTDMAMNIMELCKAYELPVEGTCGGMAMCASCQCYVLNDVALPEMGEDEEAMLSEAFYVKSNSRLGCQIPITVDLEGLELELAPES, encoded by the coding sequence ATGGATGTTTTAATTAAAATTAAGGATAGAGAAGGAGTAGTTCATGAGTTACAAGCTCCTACAGATATGGCCATGAATATCATGGAACTTTGTAAAGCTTACGAATTGCCTGTGGAAGGTACTTGTGGAGGAATGGCAATGTGTGCTTCTTGTCAATGTTATGTTTTAAATGATGTGGCTTTGCCAGAAATGGGAGAAGATGAAGAAGCGATGCTTTCTGAGGCTTTCTATGTAAAATCGAATAGTCGTTTGGGTTGTCAAATTCCTATTACTGTAGATCTAGAAGGATTAGAATTAGAATTAGCTCCTGAGAGTTAA
- a CDS encoding SGNH/GDSL hydrolase family protein: MKRKLKIVVTFLFIAISIGCSTENALIISPTTSPPKVNTSLSLATLNYTVNYLALGDSYTIGQSVCETCKFPEQLKESLRNLNLQNKFSLEVIARTGWTTSELIQAIDINKPAPNFDLVTLLIGVNNQYRGLNFSIYEKEFPQLVSKAISMAKGDKNKLMVVSIPDYTYTPYGQSFGNTENISKEIDRYNSFAKTYCESNEILFINITDITRQGLNNTNLVASDGLHPSDYAYRLFVERILPRAVTILNK; encoded by the coding sequence ATGAAAAGAAAATTAAAAATAGTAGTTACGTTTTTGTTTATAGCAATCAGCATAGGTTGCAGTACCGAAAATGCATTGATAATATCCCCTACCACAAGTCCGCCAAAAGTAAATACATCTTTATCACTTGCTACACTAAACTACACTGTAAACTATCTGGCACTAGGCGATAGCTACACCATAGGACAAAGTGTATGCGAAACCTGTAAATTTCCTGAGCAACTAAAAGAATCCTTGAGAAACCTTAATCTACAAAACAAGTTTTCGCTAGAAGTTATTGCCCGAACAGGATGGACAACAAGCGAATTGATACAAGCTATCGATATCAACAAACCAGCCCCTAATTTTGATTTGGTTACACTATTAATTGGTGTCAACAACCAATATAGAGGTTTGAATTTTAGCATTTACGAAAAAGAATTTCCGCAACTTGTTTCCAAAGCAATTAGTATGGCCAAAGGTGATAAAAACAAATTAATGGTAGTTTCTATTCCAGATTATACTTACACTCCTTACGGGCAAAGCTTTGGTAATACCGAAAATATATCAAAAGAAATTGATCGTTACAATTCCTTTGCAAAAACTTATTGTGAATCAAATGAAATACTTTTCATCAATATTACAGATATAACTCGACAAGGCTTAAATAATACAAATTTAGTAGCCTCTGATGGCTTACATCCTTCTGATTATGCCTACAGATTATTTGTAGAACGAATTCTTCCTCGAGCGGTAACGATACTAAACAAATAA
- a CDS encoding NifU family protein has translation MTTEELTIEVQKALAEIRPFLESDGGNISLISIEDDKHVKVRLEGACTNCSVNQMTLKAGVETTIKKFAPQIETVVNVL, from the coding sequence ATGACAACAGAAGAATTAACAATTGAAGTTCAAAAAGCACTTGCTGAAATCAGACCTTTTTTAGAGTCCGATGGAGGTAATATTAGTCTTATTTCTATAGAAGATGATAAGCATGTAAAGGTGCGTCTTGAAGGAGCTTGTACTAATTGTAGTGTGAATCAAATGACACTTAAAGCTGGCGTGGAAACAACAATTAAAAAGTTTGCTCCACAAATAGAAACAGTTGTAAATGTTTTGTAA